The proteins below come from a single Aegilops tauschii subsp. strangulata cultivar AL8/78 chromosome 6, Aet v6.0, whole genome shotgun sequence genomic window:
- the LOC109757424 gene encoding protein PHOSPHATE-INDUCED 1 homolog, producing the protein MASFGSIAVALVVCAMLLQTCVATRRLQALVQEQPITMKYHKGALLSGRIAINLVWYGNFSAPQRAIVTDFVSSLASASASPAPQPEPSVATWFKTAQKYYASSKARFPALALGSHVFDRSYSLGRRLRERDLVRLAARGGPSRAINVVLTADDVAVDGFCMSRCGSHGASPRSRAGRFAYVWVGNPATQCAGQCAWPFHQPQYGPQMAPLAPPNGDVGVDGMVVSLASMVVGTVTNPFGNGFFQGPAEAPLEAATACAGVYGKGAYPGYAGSLLVDPATGASFNANGAHGRKYLVPALVDPDTSACSTLG; encoded by the coding sequence ATGGCGTCCTTCGGTTCTATCGCGGTGGCGCTCGTGGTGTGCGCAATGCTGCTGCAGACCTGCGTGGCCACGAGGAGGCTCCAGGCGCTGGTGCAGGAGCAGCCCATCACCATGAAGTACCACAAGGGAGCGCTCCTCTCCGGCCGCATCGCCATCAACCTCGTCTGGTACGGCAACTTCTCCGCGCCGCAGCGCGCCATCGTCACCGACTTCGTCTCCTCGCTCGCCTCCGCGTCCGCGTCCCCGGCGCCGCAGCCGGAGCCGTCGGTGGCCACCTGGTTCAAGACGGCGCAGAAGTACTACGCCAGCTCCAAGGCCCGcttcccggcgctggccctcggCTCCCACGTCTTCGACCGGTCCTACTCCCTCGGCCGGCGGCTCCGGGAGCGTGACCTCGTCAGGCTGGCCGCGCGCGGCGGGCCCAGCCGCGCCATCAACGTGGTGCTCACGGCCGACGACGTGGCCGTCGACGGCTTCTGCATGAGCCGCTGCGGCTCCCACGGCGCCTCCCCGCGGTCCCGCGCCGGGCGGTTCGCGTACGTGTGGGTGGGCAACCCGGCGACGCAGTGCGCCGGGCAGTGTGCGTGGCCGTTCCACCAGCCGCAGTACGGCCCGCAGATGGCACCCCTCGCGCCGCCCAACGGCGACGTCGGCGTCGACGGCATGGTGGTGTCCCTCGCGTCCATGGTCGTCGGCACCGTCACCAACCCCTTCGGCAACGGCTTCTTCCAGGGCCCCGCCGAGGCGCCGCTGGAGGCCGCCACGGCGTGCGCCGGTGTGTACGGCAAGGGGGCGTACCCCGGCTACGCCGGCTCACTGCTCGTCGACCCGGCCACCGGCGCCAGCTTCAACGCGAACGGAGCCCACGGCCGGAAGTACCTGGTCCCGGCGCTCGTCGACCCCGACACGTCCGCCTGCTCCACCTTGGGGTAG